CAACATAGTAAGTTTTACCCTCGATAATATGATGCCTTAATCCTCTGCTGCAATAATTACTTTCTTTAGCTTACTTTCGAATTTCTTACGCGGTACAAGAACACTATGTCCACAACCTTCACACTTAATACGAATATCCATTCCCATTCGAATTATTTTCCATTTGTTTTCTCCACAAGGGTGTGCCTTTTTCATCTGGACGACATCATGTAATTGATACTTTTTCTCCATTATATCATGCCCCACTTCCTACTATATTTTCTTATTAGTAGCCTATAGTTTATTTTATCATTATCCACTTGTTTTGTATCGATTTATGAACGGATATAATAGTAAAGTTGCTAATATATATAAATTTAATAAGCCATATAGAGGATATAGATATTCAATTAACGTTGAAAAACCAAATTTCGTTAGCGGAATCATACATAACACTAGCACTAATACAATTAACCATAACGGTGCATTGATCTTATCCCGGATTCTACTTACTAAACCAAGCGTTCCTGATACAGCAGTTGTAAAAATTGCAAACCATAATAATACAGACATAAACAAAAACATTGTATAGGGATAGTTTTTTAAAATCGCAAACAGCGGTATCTCATATACTAATATATCATCTGCAATTTGAACAAGACTATTATTATAGATATAGGATATAAAGCCTAGTATGGCACCACTTCCAATACTAGCAAAAACTGCTTCACCTTTCGCTTTTATCTGATTACCTATTGCACCTATTACGGCAATTAAAGGTAATATATTTAAAGATGTGAATGTAAAAGCAGCCATCCAGTTTCTTTGCTTATCAATAGATAATAAAAGTGTTAAATCTTCTTTAATGATGAAGGAAATAAGTACACTTATTAACCCAACTAATAGTAATGGTAAAATAAAGCTATTTATTGACAGTATGCCATCTATATCCCATATAAAAACAAGTATCAATGGAATAACAATTAATACAATACCCCACCAATAGGGATATTGAAATGCCTCAACAGTAACACCACTACCCGCTAACATAATTACAGTGGTTGAAAAAAGATAAATAACAATCATTGCATCATATAGGTGCGCAAAACGCTTGCCAACTAATACCTTTAACACAGGCAAATATTGCGTCGTTTTATTTTGAAAACTGATAATCAAAATTGAATAACAACAAATCGAAAATAAAATTGTGAATAATCCTATAGCTAGTCCACTTTCTGCACCAAAAAATTGCCATAACTCTCTTCCAGATGCATAACCTGCACCTATCATTGTACCTATTATTAAAAAAGTCCATTTCATTCCTGCTTTAAACATTATTATATTCACTCCCATTTTTTTAAAAGATGTATAGAATCATTCAAAAATTCGTATACTAATAAAAATATGTTATGGGAGTGAAAGCTATGAATCTAAAAGAAGTATCATTTGATAAATCAGAAAAAAGATATCCTTACGATGACAGATTTGTTTATCGTTCTCTTAGTCAGAGTATCTATCAATGGCTACCTTCTGAAGCATACGAATTCATTATTATCTGTATTGGAACAGATCGATCAACTGGTGATTCCCTTGGTCCTTTAACAGGTACATTATTAAATAAATGGAAACATTCTCATTTCACTGTTTATGGCACATTAGAAGATCCTGTACATGCCGTTAATTTAAAGGAACAATTACATAAAATAAAAAGCAAACATAAAAACCCCTATATTATTGCAATAGATGCTTGCTTAGGCAGAAAAGATTCCGTCGGCATGATTACCACTGGCATTGGTTCTATACGACCTGGTGCAGCTTTACAGAAGGACTTACCACCTGTAGGCAACATTTATCTTACAGGTATCGTGAATATTAACGGTTATATGGATTATATGGTTTTGCAAAGTACTCGTTTACACCTTGTAATGAACATGGCAGAAACAATTGCTAAGTCTTTACATCATCTACATCATTACCTTTCATATCCTACTATGGAGAGAAAAAAGATAGAAACCATTTAATTAGCAGTAATGGTTTCTATCTTAAAGTTAGTAATCTATCGGATTAACCTATTAAGTATTGATATATTGTATATATAATACCTACCATAAACAGTGACGGTAATAGATTAGCTATGCGAATACTAGTAATGTTTAGCATATTTAGACCTATTGCGACTATTAATAGACCACCAGTTGCTGTCATTTCGACAATAAACCCATCTAATAATAAAGGCGGTATCCATTTTTCTATTGTTGTTGCCATTAATACAATCGTCCCTTGATAAAGAACTACTGGAATTGCAGAGAGAATAACACCAAATCCTAATGTAGTAGCTAATACAAGTGAGGTAAAGCCATCTAATATAGATTTCGTTATTAGTACACCATGATCTCCTCTTAGCCCACCATCTAATGCACCTATAATAGCCATTGCTCCTACAACAAAGATCAAGGATGCTGTAATAAAACCTTGTGATATTTTTGAATCAACTTTATTACCACTAATAATAGATTCGACCCAAGTCCCAATTTGATTTAGCCTATTCTCTATATCTATTACTTCTCCTAGTATTGCTCCGATCATAATACTTAACAAAACAATTATAATGTGATTGACTTGTAAAGCCATTTGCAAGCCAATCAGTATAATTGTTAATGCTATCCCACTTAAGATTGTTTCTTTGTATCTTTCGGGGATTTTTCTGAAAAACAAGCCTAGTACAGTACCAATTATAATAGCTACCCCATTAATGATCGTACCTAATAAAGCCATACTAATTTCACCTACCCTCATCCTGGCTCTCATTGTTCCACGTGAAACAATATACTAAACTACAGAAATAAAGCCTGACAGATGGGGTTTCTTCCCGTTGTCAGGCCTTTATTTACTGAAATAACTCTAAGATTCTATCTAGATCATCATCTGAAAAAAACTCAATTTCTATTTTACCTTTTCGCTTACCTTTATGGATTTTTACGCCCGTTCCTAAATGGTCTCGTAATAGCCCTTCTCTTTCTGTAATAAATAAATCTTTTTTATTTGGTTGTTTTTTTTGTTCTACTTTTTTCTCATTAAGATGATTAACAAGTTGCTCCACTTGTCTAACATTTAAATTGTCTTTGCGAATCTTATCAATCAATGGTTGTAACTTATTTTTATCTTTTAAACCAAGTATAGCCCTTCCATGCCCCATTGATAGCTCTCCATTGTTAATTAATGCACTTATAGTTGTTGGGAGGCTAAGTAAACGAGTTAAATTCGCGATATGAGGCCTACTTTTACCTAATCTTTTAGCTAATTCTTCTTGCGTGATGTTAAACTCTTTCATCAGATTAGCATAGGCTTGAGCTTCTTCAATTGGTGTTAGATCCTCACGTTGTAAATTTTCTAATAAAGCTAACTCCATCATTTTTTGATCAGTTAGGTTTTTAACAATTACCGGGATTGTATCAAGTCCCGCTTCTTTTGCAGCACGAAATCTTCTTTCACCAGCGACAATTTCAAAGCCCTTAATACTATCTCTAACAATTAAAGGTTGTAGTATACCAAATTCCATAATTGATTCCTTTAATTCTTCGATCGCATCTGCTTGAAATGTTTTACGAGGTTGATATGGATTGGGCCGGCATTCTTTAACCGAAATTTGAAGTACTGATTCCGATTCTTTCTCATCCTCTAACTCTGGAAAAAAAGCATTAATTCCTTTCCCTAATCCTCTCTCCATTTGCAATCACTTCCTTTGCTAAATCAAGATATACTTCAGCGCCTCTAGATTTCGGATCATATAGTATAATCGGTTTCCCGTGACTTGGCGCTTCACCAAGACGTACGTTTCTAGGTATAACTGAACGATAGACCTTATCCT
The nucleotide sequence above comes from Paraliobacillus zengyii. Encoded proteins:
- a CDS encoding ParB/RepB/Spo0J family partition protein, with protein sequence MERGLGKGINAFFPELEDEKESESVLQISVKECRPNPYQPRKTFQADAIEELKESIMEFGILQPLIVRDSIKGFEIVAGERRFRAAKEAGLDTIPVIVKNLTDQKMMELALLENLQREDLTPIEEAQAYANLMKEFNITQEELAKRLGKSRPHIANLTRLLSLPTTISALINNGELSMGHGRAILGLKDKNKLQPLIDKIRKDNLNVRQVEQLVNHLNEKKVEQKKQPNKKDLFITEREGLLRDHLGTGVKIHKGKRKGKIEIEFFSDDDLDRILELFQ
- a CDS encoding DUF554 domain-containing protein, with amino-acid sequence MALLGTIINGVAIIIGTVLGLFFRKIPERYKETILSGIALTIILIGLQMALQVNHIIIVLLSIMIGAILGEVIDIENRLNQIGTWVESIISGNKVDSKISQGFITASLIFVVGAMAIIGALDGGLRGDHGVLITKSILDGFTSLVLATTLGFGVILSAIPVVLYQGTIVLMATTIEKWIPPLLLDGFIVEMTATGGLLIVAIGLNMLNITSIRIANLLPSLFMVGIIYTIYQYLIG
- a CDS encoding DUF951 domain-containing protein; its protein translation is MMEKKYQLHDVVQMKKAHPCGENKWKIIRMGMDIRIKCEGCGHSVLVPRKKFESKLKKVIIAAED
- the yyaC gene encoding spore protease YyaC, translated to MNLKEVSFDKSEKRYPYDDRFVYRSLSQSIYQWLPSEAYEFIIICIGTDRSTGDSLGPLTGTLLNKWKHSHFTVYGTLEDPVHAVNLKEQLHKIKSKHKNPYIIAIDACLGRKDSVGMITTGIGSIRPGAALQKDLPPVGNIYLTGIVNINGYMDYMVLQSTRLHLVMNMAETIAKSLHHLHHYLSYPTMERKKIETI